The Thermoanaerobacterium thermosaccharolyticum DSM 571 region AAATCAAACCTTATACCATCTGGTATTGAAGAAAATAAATCGCTTTTTATAAAGATAACTTTATCAGATACACCATTTATATCAGCATTTTCTTTTGCAACTTCTAAAGCCCCATCGCTGATATCTACGGCATAGACTTTTACATCTTTGTACTTTGCTATGCTTACTGCAATGGCGCCACTTCCTGTCCCTATGTCTAAAACAGTGTCTCCACTTTTAAGTCTCTTTAAGACTTCCTCAACAAGTATTTCCGTATCATTTCGCGGTATCAAAACTGAAGGGCTTACATTAAATATAAGCCCCATAAAGTGCTTTTCCCCCACTATATACTGATACGGCATGCCACTTTTTCTCAAATCTAAAACTTCCATGTACTTATTAAAACTATCATCTGTTAATTCCTTATCCCTGTTTATCAGTAAATATTCCTTACTTGCTCCTAATGTAAACGATAAAAGAGCTTCTGACTCTATGCGGGGTTCTGCTATAGAGCCTTTTAAATATTTTGTGCCAAAATTTACAGCATCAAATATCTTCAAATGCCTTTCCTCCTTCATCTTCAAGGACGCTTTTTAAAGATGCAATTGCAACCTCCAACTGGCTGTCATCTGGCTCTTTCGTCGTGAGTTTCTGGAGAAGTAAACCAGGATATACTAATGCTGCAATAATTTTGTTGTCACTGTGTCCTGCTACCTTTATAACTTCATATGATATACCAGCAACAGCAGGTAGTAAAAGTATTCTAGATATTATCCTTATATAAAGTGTAGGCCACTTTAAAAATGAAAATACAATAATTGAAACTATCATAACTATAAACAAAAAGTTAGTGCCACATCTGGGATGAAGTGTCGTATACTTTCTGGCATTTTCGACAGTAAGTTCCTCTTCATGCTCAAAACAATGTATTGTCTTGTGCTCTGCACCGTGGTATTCAAAAACTCTTCTTATGTCTTCCATGTGGGATATAAGTACAAGATATGCAATAAATATGGCAACTCTCAATACACCTTCGAATAAATTTATCAAAAACGTATTTTCAGTATATCTCTTTAAAAATCCTGCAACATATGTTGGACCAATAAAAAATATGATTACAGATATGGCTAGCGATAAAGCCACAGAAAAATACATGATTACGTCATCAAGTTTATCGCCAAAAACCTTTTTTAAAAAAAGTTCAAACTTAGTTGGCTCTTCTTCACTTTCACCTTCTACTAATTCTGCAGAGTAAGTTAAGGTTTTGATTCCTATAATTAAAGAATCTATAAGTGCCACCGTACCTCTTATAAACGGTACAGATAAAATCTTGTATTTTCTTGTCAAAGGCTTTACCATGTCTTTTTTTACAATTATGTCATTTCCACATCTCACAGCCGTCGCAATGCTGTTATGACCTCTCATCATCACACCTTCTATTACTGCTTGACCGCCTATATCAGTTTTTTTCATCGCTACACCTCCTATAAGCAATAAATTATACTACGTACGAGGAACTTCATGACACTTCCTGCACCTTGCTTCGTATGATTCCTTCGCTCCAACCATTATTATGGGATCATCGTAATTTGCCGGTTTCCCATTTATAAGCCTCTGAGTGCGGGTAGCCGGATTGCCACACTTCATGCATATTGCGGTAAGCTTGTCAACAAATTCTGCAATAGCCATTAATTCTGGTGTTGGTCCAAAAGGCTCGCCGCGAAAATCCATATCAAGTCCGGCACAGATTACCCTCTTGCCGCTGTCTGCTATTTCCTTTACAATGTCAACTATTTCGTAATCTAAAAATTGAACTTCATCTATCGCAAATACATCCGTATCTTCTTCCGCATAAGTTAGTATTTCAGATGCCTTTACTATGGCTATAGCATGCATATTATCGCCATTATGTGAAACAACTTTATCTATGGAATACCTGTCATCTATGGCAGGTTTAAAGACTTGGACTTTTTGTTTAGCAATCTTAGCTCTTTTTATCCTTCGAATCAGTTCTTCGCTTTTTCCGCTGAACATTGGGCCTGTAATAACCTCTATGTATCCATGGTCTTTAGGACCGTAAATCATCAAAATCCACCTCTTAGACAAATAG contains the following coding sequences:
- the prmC gene encoding peptide chain release factor N(5)-glutamine methyltransferase, giving the protein MKIFDAVNFGTKYLKGSIAEPRIESEALLSFTLGASKEYLLINRDKELTDDSFNKYMEVLDLRKSGMPYQYIVGEKHFMGLIFNVSPSVLIPRNDTEILVEEVLKRLKSGDTVLDIGTGSGAIAVSIAKYKDVKVYAVDISDGALEVAKENADINGVSDKVIFIKSDLFSSIPDGIRFDLIVSNPPYIRSNEINELQEEVKREPKIALDGGEDGLTFYRRIVKDSVNYIKFGGIIAFEVGFDQAWDVKDILVDGGYSDIEVVKDLQGIDRVVLGKRL
- a CDS encoding DUF1385 domain-containing protein, whose product is MKKTDIGGQAVIEGVMMRGHNSIATAVRCGNDIIVKKDMVKPLTRKYKILSVPFIRGTVALIDSLIIGIKTLTYSAELVEGESEEEPTKFELFLKKVFGDKLDDVIMYFSVALSLAISVIIFFIGPTYVAGFLKRYTENTFLINLFEGVLRVAIFIAYLVLISHMEDIRRVFEYHGAEHKTIHCFEHEEELTVENARKYTTLHPRCGTNFLFIVMIVSIIVFSFLKWPTLYIRIISRILLLPAVAGISYEVIKVAGHSDNKIIAALVYPGLLLQKLTTKEPDDSQLEVAIASLKSVLEDEGGKAFEDI
- a CDS encoding thymidine kinase, which encodes MYGPKDHGYIEVITGPMFSGKSEELIRRIKRAKIAKQKVQVFKPAIDDRYSIDKVVSHNGDNMHAIAIVKASEILTYAEEDTDVFAIDEVQFLDYEIVDIVKEIADSGKRVICAGLDMDFRGEPFGPTPELMAIAEFVDKLTAICMKCGNPATRTQRLINGKPANYDDPIIMVGAKESYEARCRKCHEVPRT